GGCGATGGCCTTCATCAACCTGGTTATTCTGCGCGGTATCTGGCGCAGCTTCCGCGCGTTTAAACAGGGCAAGCCGTTCAACAGCGATCCGGTGGCTACCGGCGGGATGATGAGCTGGCTGTTCGGCAAGACGTTCCGCCTGATCGACAAAAGCTGGCACATGTATCTGGTTGGTTTTTTGTTTGGCCTCGGCTTCGATACTGCCACTGAAATTGGCGTGTTGGGGATCACCGCCGCCAGCGCATCCAGCGGGATGTCTATCTGGAGCATCATGATTTTCCCGGCGCTGTTTGCCAGCGGCATGGCGCTGGTGGATACGCTTGATAACGTGCTGATGGTCGGGGCGTACGGCTGGGCCTTCAACAAACCTCAGCGTAAGCTTTACTACAACATGACCATTACCGGCACGTCGGTCGTGGTGGCGCTGTTTATCGGTGGCCTGGAAGCGCTGGGTCTGCTGATGGATAAATTTGGCTTTAGCGGCGGGCTGTGGAACTGGGTCGGCGCGTTGAATGACAATCTCGGCAATGCCGGATTCATCGTGATTGGGCTGTTTATCGCCTGCTGGGTCGTTTCCCTGGCGGTGTACCGCTGGCGTGGGTATGACGCACTTAGCGTGTAACATCGGCTGCAAAGCGGCTGGGGCTCAAGAAAGGCGTTTAAAAATATATTTTTGGCCGGTGCCGCCTTGCGCTTTCTTATCATGTGCGGGATGTTTACCATACTTGCTCTTGCCGAATTAGCTAAATGGATGTCACATGTTGAAGCGTCGTTACCTGACCTTACTCCCGCTCTGCGTGCTGGTTGCTGCCTGCAGCAGTAAACCGAAAACCGCCGAAGCGCCGACCACGACGAATACCTCTGGCGGATTCCTGTTGGAGCCGCAGCATAATACGACCCTGATGGGCGGCGACTTCGCCAACAACGCGGCGGCGGATCAGTTCATCGATTCGATGGTCAGTAAGCATGGCTTTGACCGCCAGCAACTGCATGAAATTCTCTCTCAGGCCAAACGTCTGGATTACGTTTTGCGTCTGATGGACCGTCAGGCACCGACGGCGCAGGCTCCGACCGGGCCGAACGGCGCCTGGCTGCGCTATCGCAAACAGTTTATTACCCCGGACAACGTGCAAAACGGCGTCGCGTTCTGGAATGAACATCAGGACGCACTGACCCGCGCCTGGCAGGTGTACGGCGTTCCGCCGGAAATTATCATCGGCATTATCGGCGTTGAAACCCGCTGGGGCCGTGTGATGGGCAAAACCCGCATTCTGGATGCGCTGGCGACGCTGTCGTTCAACTATCCGCGTCGGGCGAAGTACTTCTCCGGCGAGCTGGAAACCTTCCTGTTAATGGCGCGCGATGAGCAGGACGATCCGCTGGATCTGAAAGGCTCGTTTGCCGGTGCGATGGGTTACGGCCAGTTTATGCCGTCCTCCTATAAGCAGTACGCCGTGGACTTCAACGGCGACGGTCACATCAATCTGTGGGATCCGGACGATGCGATCGGCAGCGTAGCCAACTACTTCAAACAGCATGGCTGGGTGAAGGGCGATCAGGTTGCGGTGCCAGCTGCGGGCCAGGCGCCAGGCCTGGATAACGGTTTCAAAACGAACTACAGCGTGTCACAGCTTTCAGCCGCAGGATTATCGCCGACGCAGTCGCTGGGCGATCATCAGCAGGCGAGCCTGTTACGTCTCGACGTGGGCACCGGGTATGAGTACTGGTACGGCTTGCCGAACTTCTACACCATCACCCGCTACAACCACAGCACGCACTACGCGATGGCTGTCTGGCAGCTTGGCCAGGCAGTGGCGGCGGCGCGCGCTCAGCAGTAATCCTGCCTGTATCCCCTCCTGCGGGAGGGGAGTCTGAAATATTTCGATACAGCCTCAACGTCAGACGCAGATTTACAACTTTCGCTAATCTCATTATTGTTATGTTATAACATAATTGAGGTTGGCGATGATTCCTTTTTCCCTGTTTAACGCCTCCGGCCTGCTGCGGCTGGCTTTGGCTCTGTTTGTGCTGGCCATACTGTGGCTGGCGACCTGCTGGGCGGTGGCGCTCCCATGATTGAACTCGACCATTTGGTGGCGGGCTACGATCAGCAGGCCATTACCCCCACTCTCTGCGGCACGATTGAGACCGGTTCGCTGACGGCGATCATCGGCGTTAACGGCTGCGGTAAATCCACATTATTGAAAACGCTGGCGGGATTCATCCCTCCGGTCAGTGGGCAGTTGCGCTGGCACGGACCGCGCCAGGTGATTGGCTGGCTGGCACAACGTCATGCTCTGGAATCGCAGTTTCCACTGAGCGTCTATGACGTGGTGAGCCAGGGGGCATGGCCGCGCGTGTCGCTGTTTCGCGGTCTCAATGCTGAAATGCGCCGCAGGATTGCTTCGGCACTGGAAAGAGTAGGGCTGTCGTCGCTTGGTGCTTCGCCCATTGAAACGCTTTCAGGCGGTCAGTTTCAGCGAATGCTGTTCGCCAGGGTGCTGGTTCAGCAGGCGCCGCTAGTGATGCTGGATGAACCGTTCACCGGAATCGATGAAGCCACCAATCAGGTGCTGATGGAGCTGATCCTTGAAATGCATCGCGAAGGACAAACCGTTCTCGCCGTACTGCATGACAATTTGCGCGTGGCTCGCCACTTCCCGGAAACGCTTTTACTGGAATCACAGCACGCCCGCTGGGGCGACACGCCTACCATTCTGGCGGCCTTCGACCACACGAGGCGCGCATGATTTGGCACACCTTCTTTCAGCCCTTTATCGAGTTTGGCTACATGCGTCGCGCGCTGGTGGTGTGTCTGGCGCTGTCGGTCAGCACCACGATGCTCGGCGTTTTCCTCTTGCTGCGGCGGATGAGCCTGATGGGCGATGCGCTGTCGCACGCGATTTTACCCGGCGTTGCCGTGGGGTATCTGCTGAGCGGAATGTCGCTGTTGGCGATGACCATCGGCGGATTTATTGCGGGAATAGCGGTCGCGCTGGTTGCCGGTTGGGTTAGCCGTCGCACGCCGCTAAAGGAAGATGCCAGCTTTGCCGGATTTTATCTCGGCTCGCTGGCGCTGGGCGTCACCCTCGTGTCCCTGCGCGGCTCCAGCGTAGATCTGCTGCATTTACTGTTTGGTTCGATTCTGGCAGTCGACAACGATGCAGCGCTGTTCGTCTCCGGCGTGGCCAGCCTGACGCTGGTGGTGATGGCGCTGCTTTATCGCGGGCTGGTCAGCGAGGCCTTCGACAGCGCGTGGCTGGAAGTCAATGCCCGCCGCTTACCGTCGCTATTGCATGGACTGTTTCTGGCGCTGCTGGTGATTAACCTGGTGGCGGGCTTTCAGGTGTTGGGCACGCTGATGGCAGTCGGCGTCATGATGCTGCCGGCCATCGCCGCGCGCTGCTGGGCGCAAACCCTACCCGGTATTTTACTGTTCGCGGCAGTCAGCGGTGCGTTCTGTGCCTGGCTCGGCTTGAGCCTGTCGTGGTCGGCCAATTTGCCTGCGGGGCCGTCAATCGTGCTGACCGCCAGCGGACTGTTTTTCATTTCGATATTTTTTGGCATGCGCAGCCGGCTGGCTTTCAGTCTGCGAGCGCTTTTTTAACGCAAGGGGAAATGATGAAAAGAACGGGATTGATTCTGGCGCTTGCGCTGGGTGCGCTTTCGCAGGGCGCAATGGCGAAAACGCTGAACGTGGTGACGAGCTTTTCAGTGCTCGGCGACATGGTTCAGCAGGTCGGGGGAGAGCACGTCCACGTCGATACGCTGGTTGGGCCGGACGGCGATCCACACACTTTTGAACCTTCCCCCAAAGACAGTGTGCTGTTGAGCAAGGCTGATGTGGTCGTGGTCAACGGCCTGGGGCTGGAAGGCTGGCTGGACAGGCTGGTGAAGGCGTCCGGGTTTAAAGGTGAGCTGGTGGTGGCTTCGGCCGGGGTGAAAACGCACACCCTGGATGAGGACGGTAAAACTGTGACGGATCCGCATGCGTGGAACAGCGCGACAAACGGTGCGCTGTACGCACAAAATATTCTGGCCGGGCTGGTAAAAGCTGACCCGCAGGATGAGGCTGCACTCAATGCCAGCGGGCAGAAATATATCGCCCAGCTGAAGGAAATTGACGGTTGGGCAAAGGCGCGCTTCGACGCTATTCCGCAGGCAAAGCGTAAAGTGTTGACCAGTCATGATGCGTTTGGCTATTTCGGTCGGGCTTACGGCGTGACTTTCATGGCGCCGCAAGGGCTGTCGTCAGAAAGTGAAGCCAGCGCGGCGCAGGTGGGCGCTCTCATCAATCAGATTAAAGCGGGTGGCGTGCATACCTGGTTTATGGAAAACCAGCTCGATCCGCGTCTGGTAAAACAAATTGCGACGGCGACTGGCGCACAGCCTGGCGGCGAACTCTATCCTGAG
This DNA window, taken from Scandinavium goeteborgense, encodes the following:
- a CDS encoding metal ABC transporter substrate-binding protein, with the translated sequence MKRTGLILALALGALSQGAMAKTLNVVTSFSVLGDMVQQVGGEHVHVDTLVGPDGDPHTFEPSPKDSVLLSKADVVVVNGLGLEGWLDRLVKASGFKGELVVASAGVKTHTLDEDGKTVTDPHAWNSATNGALYAQNILAGLVKADPQDEAALNASGQKYIAQLKEIDGWAKARFDAIPQAKRKVLTSHDAFGYFGRAYGVTFMAPQGLSSESEASAAQVGALINQIKAGGVHTWFMENQLDPRLVKQIATATGAQPGGELYPEALSKPGGVADNYVKMLRHNVDALADSMK
- the mltB gene encoding lytic murein transglycosylase B, giving the protein MLKRRYLTLLPLCVLVAACSSKPKTAEAPTTTNTSGGFLLEPQHNTTLMGGDFANNAAADQFIDSMVSKHGFDRQQLHEILSQAKRLDYVLRLMDRQAPTAQAPTGPNGAWLRYRKQFITPDNVQNGVAFWNEHQDALTRAWQVYGVPPEIIIGIIGVETRWGRVMGKTRILDALATLSFNYPRRAKYFSGELETFLLMARDEQDDPLDLKGSFAGAMGYGQFMPSSYKQYAVDFNGDGHINLWDPDDAIGSVANYFKQHGWVKGDQVAVPAAGQAPGLDNGFKTNYSVSQLSAAGLSPTQSLGDHQQASLLRLDVGTGYEYWYGLPNFYTITRYNHSTHYAMAVWQLGQAVAAARAQQ
- a CDS encoding HoxN/HupN/NixA family nickel/cobalt transporter, with translation MLMRLLRQQPRAALLVFVLMMANLLAWCWAWQVFGESGALMAASLLAWGYGLRHAVDADHIAAIDTVTRKMMQQGKRPFGVGAWFSLGHSSIVVLASAAIAATATAFQQHMSWFHDTGSLIGTAVSSLFLLAMAFINLVILRGIWRSFRAFKQGKPFNSDPVATGGMMSWLFGKTFRLIDKSWHMYLVGFLFGLGFDTATEIGVLGITAASASSGMSIWSIMIFPALFASGMALVDTLDNVLMVGAYGWAFNKPQRKLYYNMTITGTSVVVALFIGGLEALGLLMDKFGFSGGLWNWVGALNDNLGNAGFIVIGLFIACWVVSLAVYRWRGYDALSV
- a CDS encoding metal ABC transporter permease: MIWHTFFQPFIEFGYMRRALVVCLALSVSTTMLGVFLLLRRMSLMGDALSHAILPGVAVGYLLSGMSLLAMTIGGFIAGIAVALVAGWVSRRTPLKEDASFAGFYLGSLALGVTLVSLRGSSVDLLHLLFGSILAVDNDAALFVSGVASLTLVVMALLYRGLVSEAFDSAWLEVNARRLPSLLHGLFLALLVINLVAGFQVLGTLMAVGVMMLPAIAARCWAQTLPGILLFAAVSGAFCAWLGLSLSWSANLPAGPSIVLTASGLFFISIFFGMRSRLAFSLRALF
- a CDS encoding metal ABC transporter ATP-binding protein gives rise to the protein MIELDHLVAGYDQQAITPTLCGTIETGSLTAIIGVNGCGKSTLLKTLAGFIPPVSGQLRWHGPRQVIGWLAQRHALESQFPLSVYDVVSQGAWPRVSLFRGLNAEMRRRIASALERVGLSSLGASPIETLSGGQFQRMLFARVLVQQAPLVMLDEPFTGIDEATNQVLMELILEMHREGQTVLAVLHDNLRVARHFPETLLLESQHARWGDTPTILAAFDHTRRA